GTGTGACGCCTGCCGGAGGCGTCGAAAGGCGAGATGCGAACGAGCCTGTGTACGCCTGCCTCGCTCTTTAAGTAGCCGTAGGCGTTGGTGCCCTCTATAAGCACGGTCGCGCTCTTTAAGCCCGCTTCGTCGCCGTCGAGAAAGTCTACGAGCTTGACCTTGAAATGATGGCGCTCCGCGTAGCGCGTGTACATGCGGTAGAGCATTTCCGCCCAGTCCTGCGCCTCGGTGCCGCCCGCGCCCGCGTGGAACGTGAGTATCGCGTTGTTCTTGTCGTAAGGCCCCGAAAGCAGCGTGTCGAGCGTCATTTTATCAAGAGTCTCCGAGACCTCGCCGTATGCCGACTCCACGTCGTCCCAAACTGACTCGTCCTGCTCTTCGAGAGCCATTTCGGTAAGCGTCAGCGTGTCTTCCCAGTTATTATAAAGGCTCGAGTAGGCCTCGACCTTTGCTTTGAGCTCCGATATGCGCTGGAGTATCTTTTGATTATCGCCGTCCTGAGAGGTCCAGAAATCGGGGGCGGCAGTCTTTTCTTCAAGCTCGGCGATCTCTTTTTTCGCGTTGCCTAAAGAGAGCGCTTCCGATAGCTCCTCGATTTTGGGCTTCATGGCGATAAGCTTCTGCTTTAATTCTTCAAATCGTATCATATATACCTCGTCGTCTATGGTTTATATCGTCTTACGCGCCGCAGCACTTTTTATACTTCTTTCCGCTTCCGCAGGGGCAGGGGTCGTTGCGGCCTACCTTTACGCCCACCTTAACGGGCTGGGGTTTGCCGGAGCCGGCCTTGGAATTGTCGCCGCCGTCGCGGTTCGTCTTTAAATTCTGAGGCGCT
This region of Clostridia bacterium genomic DNA includes:
- the prfB gene encoding peptide chain release factor 2, with protein sequence MIRFEELKQKLIAMKPKIEELSEALSLGNAKKEIAELEEKTAAPDFWTSQDGDNQKILQRISELKAKVEAYSSLYNNWEDTLTLTEMALEEQDESVWDDVESAYGEVSETLDKMTLDTLLSGPYDKNNAILTFHAGAGGTEAQDWAEMLYRMYTRYAERHHFKVKLVDFLDGDEAGLKSATVLIEGTNAYGYLKSEAGVHRLVRISPFDASGRRHTSFASLEVMPEINEDMNITISPDDLKVDTFRSSGAGGQHVNKTESAIRITHIPTGIVVACQTERSQHQNRDTAMKMLISKLVEIKEREHLERIEDIKGEQKEIAWGSQIRSYVFMPYTLAKDHRTGYESGNINAVMDGDIDGFINEYLKQLSQGKL